Part of the Nostoc sp. ATCC 53789 genome, ACGTTTCTGTAATCTGCTGTCGCCTTACTGCTTGCAGTGAAACATAAATTTGATCGAGAAAAATATCCACTTGGCGCTGGACTTGCATCACGCCACTGATTTTGAGATAGGAATTTTCAGCTATCAACCACTCCAGATAAGGATAAAACAGAGGATTTACAGGTGGACGTGCCTCAAATTTCACCAACTTACCCCGCCAATCCCAGAAATCAGGCGCACGGTTACGAAACTCTTCTAAAAATTCCTCTTTATTTAACCAAAAAATTATGACTAATTCCCGACCAAATAGCGAATCTCTCCCTAAATTCAACTGCTTCATCTCTTGTTTCAGGCGGGATGTCGGCAGTTGGTCAATTCCAAACGCCATTATCAATTTGCGTTTAGTTTGAGAATTATGCAGCCCAGTTTCATCTAAACTGTAGAGAAAGTTATACAGTGAGTTATCACTATAAAAGAAGTTCTGAGGTTCCTGAAAAGTATGATCGCTATGAGATAAAAGTAACTTGATTTCCTCGACTACCGGATGTTGTGGCCCACTCTCTGGTGCAATAGCAAAAATCGTCGTTGTTCCACTAGAAAGTTCTAAGAAACTAACTAATTTATTTAGCTCTGTTGCGTCAGTTGCACTTATAGAATAAGTGATAGATTCGTTAGAAGCCATTTTTATTGATGAATAACTGCTGATTGCAAGAGAAAAAAGCTATTTTTGGGGAGAGTTAGCAGCTTGCCAACGCTGTAAATCTTCTAATAGAATAGGGTTCACATCAAACCAGGATTTTTTACTGCGATCGTAATAACCTAATACAAATTTGTTTTGTAAAAGCTCATCACAAATCACAAACTGACCTTTGTTAGGCAAACTATGGGTGTTAGTAGTTAAGCAACCTGTGCGGTGAACTTTATCTAGTTCGGAAAAATGGTAATCACTCAAATTATATTCTCTGCGTACTTCTTGCACAGCCTCTTTCGCAACATCTAAGTTTACATATATCAAATTTAGTCTTAAAGAAACTTCACAAGCTGTACGAGCCAGTCGCACTAAGTCACGCATCACACCGCCACTTTTTTCCGAAATTAGTTCTAGCGCATCTGGATTAAATAAACCCTTATAAGCATCACCCAAACTTGCTAAACGCTTATGAATTACACTATTAAGAATGTCTCTACCAAGTTGATTAGGGATTGTAGTAGGACATAAATTTTCATCGCACTCAAATACTGGTGGATTAGTTAAATCTAAACATTTTTGAAAGCTTTCCATTGGTTGACGAAAGCTTGGAGAATACCTGAGTGAAATCGGAATCGCATATATAATATGACAACTTAGCTGAGTCAGCAGTGGACTAGCGAACATTTCCAAGGCTGTAACTTGATCGTGTCGGTCAAGACCATCTACAATCACCAGTAACTTTTGGTTGTTTCTTTTCTCAGCAGCTTCTATGATGGCGTTAACTCGCTCAATAATTTTACTAAGCTGTGGACGAATATTGAGAGTTGTAGTAACTTTCCGAGTTAAACCTTGTTTAAGAATTAGACCCAGTTTTTTGATAATTTCTGGGAGTTCAAGACCAGTATTTTCAGCGTCTTCATCTTGATAAACTACAGTTTTGAGACTTTCGAGTAAATCATTTAATAAATCGTCTTTTAAACCCCACTCTCGTTGAATAACTTTTTCAAAAATTTTAATTCCAATTAGGACTACAACCTCAGCATAGCCAATGTTGTACTGGTCGAGAGCAGTTACAGTATCAATCCAAATTACTGTATACTTGCTGTTCAAATATTGTTCTAATCGCCGCAATTCTGTAGTTTTGCCACCACCCCTGTGACCTGCTAGTAAAAATTTAGCTGGGTCATCTTCCATATCCAAGAAAGTGATTAAATTCTCTACAGGACTGTTGGCTCGCTGGACATAAAAATTTCTCAGTTCTTCAGGTGTGGTAAGCGGTTCCTCTGGCTTAAAAAGCTGATAAGCAGGCTTCCAAAAACTGGTATTACTCATGGTGACAAATCTCAACTGATATCAAACGGTGTTTTGGCTTACACTCGTCTAGCTCAGTATAACTGGGTAATTTCCGGCTGTAGATTGTTAGAAGCGAAAAACTTTATACTATAGCCCTAAATAATACTGTATCCCACTTTGAGCGCATACTAAAAATTGATGTGCCTAAATAAGGCAACGCATTGCCATAAGTCCAGTGCTGAAGACGGATTTTTCAACCTAAGCGACTGGCGAACTTAAAAGGGAGGTTCCGTCAATTGTAGCGACTGCCGTACAAAGTAGCTTTTGGTCAGACATCGCATCTCTGTATAAACATTAATAATCCTTAATAGTATTAACTATTAAGGATTGTTAACATGAGCAAAAACTGCTCACAAACCTGATTGTTACTTAAAAATCATCGAGAAACTGACTAAGGCGACTGATTACGGGGTCAACCTCTTGAGGAGGGGTAGCAACAGTATAAGAAGTATTATTTACTACTTCTAATTGACTTGGAGACGGAATGAATGATCGATCATTGACTATGAGCGCCAGTTGTGCAACTTGTTGAGAAAGTTGCAGTAGATGATGTTCCATCGCCTCCAAACGATTAGATCCCTTGGCAAAGAAACGTTCCTCAAGTCCAGCCACTTGACGTTGCAGTTCACCGATTTGTTGTTCAATCGGTGTTGTTGCTGCTGTTTGTGGAGCAGGTTGTACAGATTCCGGTACACATAAAGATTGCCACAAGGCTTCTTTACAGAGGTCGCTGAAAGTCTTGTCTGGTTGTTTTTCCAAATAACTTTCTACTTGCGCTAACAAGCTTTCATCAGCAAGCTCTGGGTTGAACGTGACGGATTTAACTACCTTTTTTGACCATTGGAACATCAGCTTTATGCCCTAGCAGCGCGATTGGAGGATAATTGTGCCTCTCCATAAATATACTGCCCCAAAGCATTCGCCTGACGGGAAGGTGCTGCTAAATGAGCATTAATCTTTGCTTCCTTGAGTAGACGTTGAACGTCGTCCCAGAAGAACTCACCACCGCCACCAGTGAGAATGACATCGGTGACGCGTTCTGGCAACCAGGCTAGCACACGGCTACAGATTTCGCGCGAAAACATCTCTGTAAGGTTGGGAAGAAAATCGTCTAGGTTGGTGGGCTTGCTAGCGCCTTTAGGACGGTAATAGCGTTCACCTCTGGGTTTGTTAACAGCAGAAATCAGCGCCAGAGATTGACTATCTGCTCCCTCGATTTCGGCAGACACCAATTCATAAAACTTATTCATACCGAAGTCTTCGCTCTTAGAAGCACCTCTGGCAAAACGGAAGTTATCTACCATCAAAAGATCGACAGTTTGATGTCCAATATCAACGATCGCTACCGATATTTTTGTAAAATCGGGACTGCTAGGACTTTTCTTCGGTTGAGCTTCTGACCACAGCAGGCTACCGTAGCCCTCTGGCATTACCCATACCTTACTTACATTCAACGATATAGATTCGCCTCGGAAGTTCAAGACATGAGGGCCACCTACTTGGCTAATCAACTGTGCTTTTTCCTTTTCAAATTGCTCTAAAGAAAGAAAAGGCAGACCAAGTACAACTGAGATATCGTCTCTGAGTTTGAAGTAGCCAGCACTTGCTAACACTTTTACCAGTGCAGCCTCTACCTTAGATTGGCCGACTCCTAGATTGGCCCCAAAATCTGCTGCTAGTTGACCAACAGCATATCCATTTCCTTGATACTCCAGCCACAAATCCATTAAGGGGTCAGTAGCTCTGGCTTCAAAAACACCACCGCGTACTTGTTCTATTGACATCTGCTTGACGTTGGCAGGTACGAATACCACGCTGCCGGGTTCACGACTCACACAAGTTTTTGTGGAAGTTCTACCTAAATCAACACTGAGAATGGTTTTCCCGGAACCACCGCCTGACTTGGTAGTAGCGGGAGGATTATTATTAACAGCATTTATGGGAGTCGTCGATGCTAACGGCTGCCTATTCATGGGTATAGCAGCACTATTCATAGGGTTAGCGGCGGAAGGTTGGTCTGTCATGAAAGCTCCTAGTTCAAACTTAACTGTAAAAAGTTGTCATGCTCATCTTACAAAAATGCGAGCAACCAGAAATTCTAGGTTGCGTCAAGTGTAGCTAGAAATACGCCAAAAATTAATTTTGACCATATCTCCGATAAGCTCTTGCCTTCGTACATCTAGTATTATTTGGCATAGTGTAGGCGAATTTTGGCCAGATGTAACCCCTGCTTTCACTGCTTTCAAACCAAAAGCGTCCGTATTTCATCTTCTAGTACGTCTTAACTGGCGCTTGAATATCCAGAAAACAAATGCTAGAACCAAACCGCCAAGTACGATTTTGGATACAGGAGCAAGGTACTTATCCACAAGTTCATACTGACTACCCAGTATGTATCCAGAGTATGTTAGCAAACCCACCCAAGCCGCGCTACCTACTGTTGTGTAAAACAAAAATGGTAGCAAGGGCATGTTGCTGATCCCTGCGGGAACAGAAATCAAGGTGCGGATTCCTGGTACAAGACGACCAATTAATACTGCTTTTTTACCTTGTCGGTCAAACCACTCTTTGGCCTTGGTAATATCTTTACTGGATATAGCCAGCCATTTGCCATACTTGTCAGCCCAAGCTTTCAAACGAGTTTCACCCAAAAACTTACCTGGATAGTACCAAATAAGTGCGCCCAATACAGAACCCAAAAGTCCTGCGAAAAACACACCAATGATATTTAGCTTTGCCCCTCCTGGTTGATATGGACTTGCTGTAAATCCAGCCAGTGGCATAATCAATTCTGAAGGAATTGGGGGAAAAAGGTTCTCTAGGAACATTAGTAGGGCGATTCCCCAATAGCCAAAATAGTTGATAGTGTTAGTTATCCATTCAAGCATTGAGTCAATTCCTGAAATTGCTGCACTAGTCTTGTTACTAAGATTGAGCCTTAGTTTTTTAAAAGGTAATTATCCCCGCTTGCTAGAGCCAAGGTAACTGGGTTGCACTAAAAGAAAGTTGCATCGCAACTTAAAAATAGACGAAGACAAGTGGAAGCTAGGGGTCTGTTTCATTAATTTCGAGGTTTAGAAAAGTTCGTAAGTAGCTCTAATTCTTGAAATTGAGCGATAAATCGCTCACTACGAACCTCACAAAATTAATGAAACGAACCACTAAGTTTTGTTTTCTAATTTTTTAGATCCCCCTTAGTCAGTTTTATAAAAAGACTAGGGAGGATCTAAAGACTTGATGGCAAATTTAAAAACATACTCTAGGGTTTTATTCTGAGTTGGTGGCTGTGGGAGAGTAGGGAGACAATTTTACCTTGTCCCCCTCATCCCCCTCATCCCCTCTTCTTTTAGGCTGTCGGGGTCAGTGATTGTACCCTTGGTTCCGATTGCCAGTCTAATGGATTCCAAACTCGATCTTCCAGCGCCATCTGTTCAATTAAACTTGCCAGTCTCAGCGCTTTGAGAGCTTGTTCACCACCTACTGAGGGTTGATTGCCACCATGTACACAATTGACAAAATGTTCTAATTCTGCACTTAGAGGTTGAATATTGCTGGTGTAGACTTTTTCAATCACACCATCTTGCCTGTAAAGTACTTGTCGGTGGTCGGTGAGAGAATTGGCAGGCGTTTGTCGGTGAATCAAAATTTCATTCTTGAGAAAATCTGCCTCAGTAAATGAATTTTTGCAATGGGCGACAATCCGGCGAATTTTTCGGTGAGTGACTTTACTGGCAGTCAGAGTAGCAACAATACCATTGGCAAACCCCAAAGTGGCAGTTACGTAATCTAAATAACCAGAGTCCAAGGAGCGAGTACCGCTAGCAGTCAATTTTGTAACTGGGGAAGCAGCTAATTCCAAAAGTAGGTCGATGTCATGGATCATTAAATCCAGCACAACCGAAACATCGTTTGCCCGATCTGAGTAAGGACTCATTCTGTGGGCTTCTAGCGCCAGCAATTCCTCGGTTTTCAGAACTTGGCTCAGTTCTTTAAAAGCTGGGTTGAAACGCTCAATATGACCTACTTGCAGGATACACTGAGACTCTGCCGCCGCATTTACTAAAGACTCTGCCTCAGAAATACTGGCTGCGATGGGTTTTTCAATCAAAACATGAATTCCCGCTAGCAGACAGCTAATGCCCACGGCATAGTGCAGACGGGTGGGAACCGCTACACAAACTGCTTCCACAAGGGGTAGCAGGTCACAGTAATCTTCAAAAAAACGCACCTTGTACTTGCTGGCAGTTTCTAATCCTCGTTCGACGTTAATATCTGCCACTCCAACCAGTTCAACATCTTTCATTGAACTCAGCACGCGAGCGTGGTGTTGTCCCATGTTACCCACTCCAATCACGCCTATGCGGATTGGTCGTGGCTGGTTGCGCTGTGTATATAGATTCGGTTCTGCCACTGACATGCTATCTTGCACTATTATTCTCTCCTCAACCACCAAATTTAGAGACGCTACGGCCGTTGGCGTTTATACTCGAAAGCCAGTTACGATCCGTCTAAAACCATCCAGATGGTAACATAGAGCCTATGTTTATGAAGAATTTCAAAGTTTGCGATCGGTTCCCGTAATCCAAACATCTTTTGTATAGATAGTTCGGGTTTGTTTTTGATTTTGCACTTTCTACAAAAAAAATATGTCTTTTTATTAACTTTAAAACATTCAGTAAGACTTAAGTGTAAATTCTCCAAAGTTTTCAGGGTCAGCTTCCTCGGTTCGGACTTCTCTCTGGGATACCGTTAGGTAATTAGTTACTGAGAGCAATATCTAATTGACAACACTAAAATTACAAAATAGTCAAAAATAATACTTAAGCTTTTTTCAAAAAAATATTCTCAGCAATTATTGTCACTGATTAACGGAAAAGATTTTTGTATGATTATTTGCAGTAGCTACGGTAGAAACATATTCTTGCAAAGAAACAAGCTACTAGCAGCGTCTCGTAGAGAAGATATCACAGCGCTTTTTGAGATTTAGGAATCTTTTTGGCATTGCTTCCTGGCATCTTGTTAAGGTGTAATTTGGCGATTTAAAATTCAAAATTTGCAATCGAGATGAAAGCTGTAATTCTGTTATCTGGGGGATTGGACTCTTCCACAATTCTGTATCAAGCTAAGGCTGATGGCTGTGAATGTCATGCTATTTCCTTTGATTACCAGCAGCGACACCGACGAGAGTTACAGTCAGCCTTTAGTGTCGCTAAAAAGGCTGCGATCGCAAAACATCAGGTAGTGAATTTTGATTTACGGCAATGGGGCGGTTCTGCACTTACCGATGACGCGATTGATCTACCCCAGGAGCGATCGCTGGATGAAATGTCTCAAAATATTCCTGTGACTTATGTTCCGGCTCGTAATACGATTTTTTTAAGCTTTGCTCTTGGCTACGCCGAAACGATCGCGGCTGAACGTGTGTATATCGGTGTTAACGCCTTAGATTACTCAGGATATCCTGACTGTCGCCCCGACTATATCCAGGCAATGCAGGAAGTTTTTCGTCTGGGAACTAAACAAGGGCGTGAGGGACAGCCAATTAATATTGTTGCACCCCTAATCAACTTGAAAAAAACTGAAATCATCCAGATGGGCAACCAATTGGGAGTTCCTTGGGAACTAACTTGGTCTTGCTATGCCGGTGATGATGTCGCCTGCGGTGTATGTGATTCTTGTCGCTTGCGGTTGGCAGCTTTTGCCGAATTGGGACTCGTTGATCCACTGGTGTATGCTTAATGGGCATTGGGAAGAGGACAAGGGGACAAGGAGAATTGGGGACAAGGGGAAAGACTTGTTTCAAATTCTCACCTCTTGTCCCCTGCTCCCCTGCTCCTTGTCCCCTTGTCCCCTGCTCCCTTCCCCCTTCCCCCTACTCCCCTGCTCCCCTCGCTTCCTCCAAGCGTCGCAGTTGAATTTGATGCAGGCGTGGGCCAACAATTGATACCACAGTGAATTCGAGATTTTCATAACAGAAGGTTTCGCCAATGGCCGGAATTTTCTGTAACTGATACAACAAAAAGCCTCCTAGTGTTTGATATTCTCTTGTCAGGGGCAAATTGAGATGCAAAACCTCGTTGAGGTCTTCGAGGTTGATTTGTGCCTGCACCAAAAATTTTTGCTCATCTAACATCTGAATCAGTAAGTCGTCACTGCTTTCAGGTTCGCTTGCATCGCCGATGATTTCGGCAATGACATCTTTGATTGTCACGAGTCCCACAGTACCGCCAAATTCGTTTACTACCATGACCATAGCGGGTTTCTCTTGCTGCATCATGGGCAAAAGTTCACTCAAGGGCGTGTGTTCGGGAACAAACCGAGCAGGACGCATCCAAGGTTGGATCTGTGTCTCTAAACTGAGCTTTCCCACAGCTAAAGGTTGTGCCAAATCTTTAAAATAAACAATGCCGCGAACATCGTCTAAAGATTCACCAATCACGGGGTAGCGTGAGTAACCAGTAGTAGCCATTTCTCTAAGTAATGTCTGGAAGGTAGCATCTTTTGGCAGCGTGATAATACTGGTGCGCGGGATCATCACATCTTGGGCCATGACATCCCCAAACTCAAAGACATTATTGAGCAGTTCTCGTTCCGCACGCTGTAAACCAGTAGATCCCCATTCTGTAGAGATAATCAGTTGCAATTCTTCAGGAGTTACAGGCGGTCTCCAGCCTTGACCTGTGTATTGGATGCCAAAAATCCGCAATAAAAAACGAGTTGATTGGTTGAGAATCCAGATGAAGGGGCCAAAAAAACGCACGATCGCTTTTACCGAAGGTCCCAAAAACCTCGCTAGCTGTTCTGAGTACAGCATGGCTAAGGATTTGGGGCATAGTTCTCCGACCACAATTTGCAAATAGGCAATAAAGAAAAAAGCGATGGGAATTGATAGGGAATGGGCGAGGAAGTTAGTCATCCCACTAGGTAAAGGCCAGGATCTTAACCAGGCATTCACCAGCACAACAATCGTGCTTTCGCCAATCCATCCCAGCGCCAAACTAGAAAGGGTAATGCCTAACTGAGTGGTAGATAGTAGTCGGTCAATACTACGTTGTAGCATTTCCACTGCGATCGCTGGAATATCCCCAGCCTTAACTAGCTGGTGAATACGCGATCGCCGCACGCTCACCATCGAAAATTCCGCCGTCACAAAAAAAGCATTTATGGCAATCAGTAGTAGCACTGACAACAACCGCAGCGCCACATCCGTCCAAATCAAATTAGGAAAACCACTCACTGCCAAAGCTCGTGTAAAACTCACGCCCTCCATTTAGGGGGATTGGGGAGTTAGGAAGGGAATAGGGTACAGGTTACAGGGTACAGATTATTCCCTATCACCTGTCACCTGTCACCTCTTCCCTCATCCCAATTCCCAATGCCAATCTACCTTCCCACAGGAATATTCGATGCCTCTAGCTTCAATTGTTGAGCAGGATAATCAGTAAGAGCAAGTGATATTTTCTTGACATCATCAAGTAAAGCTGTGGGAATGCTCACTGTACCTGAAAATGCTGGGCCATTGACAGGCAATTCTGTTGGTAAACCCTCTGTACTAGCGCTCAGGGTTCGTCCTTTATCATCGGTAACATCTAAAAAACTATACAGAAAGCGCACAGAATCCTTACCTTTGTTCTGCATTTTCACTTTCAGTAGCAAGTCACCACCAGAGTAGCGAGCAGATTGCACAGTCATAGTTACACCCTCACTTTGGGCAGTAACTGGAAAGCCTGGTAGGGGTTTTTCTTCAACCACTTCTGGGGGTTTTTCCTCTGGCTTCTGCTTGCTGCTATTGGTTTCTTCATCATCTTCCTCTAGCTTTTCCGATTTAGCAGCCTTGGTCTTACCATCAATTCGCGCCTTGACAACTTTCAGAATCTCTTCCTCTTTTAATAGCACTAGCCCTCCTTGTTGAGAGGCATTTGCCTTATTGCTGGCAAATTTGGTTGTGGGACGACCATCGGGTGCGGTAACGCCTTTAAGTGCTGAACTCCCCAGTTCAAACCCCAAAAACGCGCTCACAGAACCTGCTCCCATCATCAGGATTAACAAAATCAAAGTAAGAAGTACAGTAGAATTTATTTTCATTGCTGATAAGCTATCACATAAGAATGCTGGGCTATTTAAGAATATTGAAGCTTTTGACCTCAATCCTAAAGGAACTTAATCAATATTAGTCTGTACTATTTCATGATTAAATTATGTAGTATAAAAATTTGGTAAACTAGTGTCCAGTATTCACACGTGGTAAATTTATGCTATAATTACGGAATTGGCTAAACTCAGTGAATAAAATATTTTCCTCACTCTAAAATTAGCAAATAAGGTTGACTTAAAAAGTCAAAATAATTGGCTCGAAAAAATCCGAACAAAACAAGCGCCTTTGGCCGATTGGGGAGGCAACGAACTCATAATTCGTCTTCAGGCTGGTTCGATTCCAGCAGGGCGCACTGAATCATCAAAAAGCAGTAATAGAGGGTATGGGGCATTGGGTACTAGCAGTTGTACTGAGCATTGCTGAAGTGTTGGTGAGTAATTATTGTCCTTTGCTCCCCACTCCCCACCCACTCGCTAATCTTACCGAGGTGGTAAAGTTTCAAATCTGAATTCAGTTCCCACTTTGAGTTTGTCGCTATTCAAACGAGGGGACATAATCAGCGATGTGTCATAAGGATTTGGTAAATCAGGGGTACGAAGATAAGGATCGTTACCAACTTGCTGAGTTAAGACATCATGATATAAAGTGTTAACCAACTCAGCATCACGGGCAATTTCATTTTCTGGGAAGGAACCACCGAAACTAGAACCAGATCCTAGAAGTGAGTCTACCTGACGCTTGAGGCTGCCATTTTCGTAGAAATTGCGATCGTGACTAAAAAAAGCTCGTTCAAATACATCACTCGTAGTTTCAGTTCTGGGGGTTGCGGTTTGGGCAAATGCAACTGAGGGAAAAGCAATACCAGCAGCAAGCAGCACCAATAAACCACCAAAGGTTTTAAATTTTATACGCACGTTTCTGACTCCTCAATTTTCGTTTTGGGCGAATCTTAATTTATGCTTAAGTTCAGAACTCTGATGAGTTCAACCTTTGGTGTAGCACAACTTTTAATGTTTTGTAATGACGTATCCTACTGAAACTCTTACCCACTCAGATATTTGGGCAACCACTCCTGATTTGACAACCTTGCGCCACAAGCTACTAGATTTATTTTCTCAACGGGCTTATCAAGAGGGTGATTTTGTTCTCGCTTCTGGGCTACGTAGTTCTTATTATGTCAATAAGATGCAGGTAACACTCCATCCCCAAGGAGCTTTAGCTGTTGGACGATTGTTGTTTCCTTTACTACCTGTAGATACTCAGGCTGTAGCAGGTTTAACGATGGGGGCTGATCCAATGGTGACAGCAGTCAGTATAGTTTCTGTTTATGAAAACCGGCCCATACCAGCGCTGATTATTCGCAAGGAAGCCAAGGGTTATGGGACGAAAGCTTATATAGAAGGCCCCACTTTACCAGAGGGTGCAAAAGTAGTAGTTTTAGAAGATGTGGTGACAACTGGGCAATCTGCTCTCAAAGCAGTTGAGCGTCTTAAAGATGCAGGTTATACCGTTAATCAAATAATTTCCCTGGTAGACCGACAACAAGGTGGAGGTGAGTTGTATCAGTCAGCCGGGTTAAAGTTTGAAACTTTGTTTTCGATTCAAGAAGTTCAGGAACGCTATCGACAACTGGCGAAATCATGAATATCTCAATATATACGATTTAGTTAGAGACTAAAACATATATTCATGTAGTCTAGATCCAAAAACCCCCACATTTGGGGGATTTTCCGTTAAAGCCAGCAGCGGGATTTGAACTCGCGACCTTCCGATTACAAGTCGGATGCACTACCACTGTGCTATGCTGGCGATTTTACTGATTACTCTAAGTAGCAACCACAATTTCTTATTGTACCATAATCAATTTATTTGTCTAGCTGTAATTGCTAAAAAATATCTCCCTCTTCAGAAATAAGGCTAGAAGACTAGAGATTTGCACCTGGACAGTTTAGTTGGCGTTGCAATTGTGATGAAACAGAAACAAATCTGCGATCGCAATCACGGATAAAGTTGATAAATTAATATCCATACCAAAAGCTAACTCAAATCCTGGGCTGAACGCAAAAATATCTCGTCAGTTCCAAAACTGTATTTTCTTAGCACGGCTGAATAAAGGGACAGAAATATATAATTATTTTTTACAGATTATAAGCATGGCAGCATTGCTCGGACGAGATTTATTAAGTCTAGCGGACATCAGTTCTACGGAAGTTCAAGAACTCCTGCAATTGGCAACTCAACTTAAATCACAACAACTGAAGTTGCAATGTAATAAAGTTTTGGGGTTGTTGTTCTCCAAAGCTTCTACTCGCACACGGGTAAGTTTTACTGTGGCGATGTACCAACTGGGTGGACAGGTAATCGATCTTAACCCTAATGTCACTCAGGTTAGCCGTGGAGAACCTTTGCAGGATACGGCGCGGGTGTTAGACCGATATCTGGATATTTTGGCAATTCGCACTTTTGCCCAGCAGGATTTAGAAACTTTTGCTCATTATGCCAAAATTCCGGTGATTAATGCACTTACTGATGCAGAACATCCTTGTCAGGTATTGGCGGATCTATTGACGGTTCAAGAAAGCTTTAATACCCTTGCTGGGTTAACTTTAACCTACGTGGGTGATGGGAATAATATGGCTAATTCTCTGATGTTGGGCTGTGCGTTGGTAGGGATGAATGTCAGAATTGCCACCCCTAGCGGATATGAGCCAGATTCTAAGATTGTAGAACAAGCAAGAGCGATCGCTAATAACAAAACAGAAGTCCTTGTCACTCATGATCCAGAATTAGCAGCTAAGGGTTCTACTGTACTTTACACTGATGTTTGGGCAAGTATGGGGCAAGAATCTGAAGCCGATAATCGGATGCCAATTTTCCAGCCTTACCAAATTTCGGAACAGCTATTGAGTCTTGCTGATCCAGAGGCAATTGTTTTACACTGCTTACCAGCCCATCGTGGTGAAGAAATTACTGAGGCAGTTATTGAAGGTTCTCAATCAAAAGTTTGGGAACAGGCAGAAAATCGCTTACACGCTCAAAAAGCTTTGCTTGCGAGTATCTTAGGGGCAGAGTAAGGGAATAGGGCACAGGGGATAGGGTATAGTTTTCTTCCTTGTAACCTGTAACCTGTACCCTGTTATATTCTTATTTGTCAAAAGGCAAAAGAGAAGAAAATAATTTTACTTTTGCCTTTCATAATTTTTACTTTTCTCTTGTTATGGGGAGTTTTTTGTAGTACTAATGTTCTAGAGACATTAATAATTACTTCCCGCAAATTTATGGAACGTCTAACGGAAGCTCAACAAGAA contains:
- the argF gene encoding ornithine carbamoyltransferase, translating into MAALLGRDLLSLADISSTEVQELLQLATQLKSQQLKLQCNKVLGLLFSKASTRTRVSFTVAMYQLGGQVIDLNPNVTQVSRGEPLQDTARVLDRYLDILAIRTFAQQDLETFAHYAKIPVINALTDAEHPCQVLADLLTVQESFNTLAGLTLTYVGDGNNMANSLMLGCALVGMNVRIATPSGYEPDSKIVEQARAIANNKTEVLVTHDPELAAKGSTVLYTDVWASMGQESEADNRMPIFQPYQISEQLLSLADPEAIVLHCLPAHRGEEITEAVIEGSQSKVWEQAENRLHAQKALLASILGAE
- the pyrE gene encoding orotate phosphoribosyltransferase — protein: MTYPTETLTHSDIWATTPDLTTLRHKLLDLFSQRAYQEGDFVLASGLRSSYYVNKMQVTLHPQGALAVGRLLFPLLPVDTQAVAGLTMGADPMVTAVSIVSVYENRPIPALIIRKEAKGYGTKAYIEGPTLPEGAKVVVLEDVVTTGQSALKAVERLKDAGYTVNQIISLVDRQQGGGELYQSAGLKFETLFSIQEVQERYRQLAKS